The sequence below is a genomic window from Shinella zoogloeoides.
CCGAGACCCATGGCGACGGCCATGGCCAGCGCACCGGCGATGGCCGCCCGGACAGGCTCGCGCGACAGGAAGGTGCGTTGCGTCATGCCGCGACCATTGCACTGCAACATGACCGCGGCAAACGACATTTCTTGATCGATGGATCAGCCCCGGTGAAGGCTCAGCCCGGCAGCGTCACGACCAGCGGGCCGTTGCGCGTGGCGACGACCGTGTGCTCGAACTGCACCGTGGGCGCGCTCGGCTCGCTGTAGAGCGTCCATTCGTCCCTGTCGCCACCCTCGGCCCAGTTGGCGCCGAGCGACAGGAACGGCTCTACCGTGAAGACGAGGCCTTCCGTCATGCGGCGCTTTTCCTGCGGATCGGGCCAGGTGGCGATTTCCGTCGGCTCCTCGTGAAGCGAGCGGCCGACGCCGTGGCTGGCGAGGTTGGCGATCAGCGTATAGCGGTTCTTGCGGGCGAATTCGCCGATGGCGTTGCCGACCTGCGCGAGCGGCTTTCCGGCCTTCACTTCCTTGAGGCCGACCCAGAGCGCGCGCTTGCCGTCGCGGCAAAGCCGCTCCACCGCCGGCACCGAGCGCCCGACGGTGAACGAGGCGCCGGTATCGGCGAAATAGCCGTTGAGCTCGGCGGACACGTCGATGTTGACGAGATCGCCCTCCTTGATCACCCGCTCGCCCGGAATGCCGTGCGCCACCTCTTCATTGACGGAAATGCAGGTCGCGCCCGGAAAGTTGTAGCAGCTCTCCGGCGCGGACCGCGCACCCGCCGCTTCCAGCATGCGCCGGCCGATCAGATCGAGCTCCGCCGTCGTCATGCCCGGCTGGATGGCGGTCGACATGTGCTGCAGCACATTGGCGCAAATCCGGCCGATCGCCTTGAGGCCATTGAGGT
It includes:
- the map gene encoding type I methionyl aminopeptidase, whose amino-acid sequence is MTLGNDEDLNGLKAIGRICANVLQHMSTAIQPGMTTAELDLIGRRMLEAAGARSAPESCYNFPGATCISVNEEVAHGIPGERVIKEGDLVNIDVSAELNGYFADTGASFTVGRSVPAVERLCRDGKRALWVGLKEVKAGKPLAQVGNAIGEFARKNRYTLIANLASHGVGRSLHEEPTEIATWPDPQEKRRMTEGLVFTVEPFLSLGANWAEGGDRDEWTLYSEPSAPTVQFEHTVVATRNGPLVVTLPG